The window CGAGCAGAGCTTGCCCCCGGCTGTCTGGCCATCGGTCATGCCCTCGCCGGTGATCACGAGATCCGCTTCCTTAAGCCTGTTGAAGAAACCCGCATAGCGCATTACCAGCATAGCCCCTGATTCCATTTTTGCATTGAGGCATATACGAAGGGCAGCCCCGACTCCGCCCGCAGCCCCATCACCGGGCTGTTCGGTATCTTTCGCGAGCCCTGCCTTGATCCAGGCTGCCCCAAGTTTGGCAAGCCCTGCATCCAAAGTTTTGACCATCCCTGGGGTCGCGCCTTTTTGGGGGCCGAAAGTCGCGGAAGCGCCTTTTGGGCCTGTAAGCGGGTTTGTTACATCGCAGGCTGCTTTTATTGAAATGTTTTTTAAACGCTTGTCCGCACCGCTTGCATCCACAGAGGCTATTTTTGCAAGGACTTCGCCGCCTCTGCCGACAGCTTCGCCTTTTTCATCAAGAAAGCGAAAGCCCAGGGCTTCGAGCATGCCTATGCCCCCATCGTTTGTGGCGCTTCCCCCTATGCCTATGATGAGCTCCTTTGCCCCCGTATCCAGGGCAGCCTTGATAAGCTCCCCTGTACCGTAACTCGTGGCTTTTAGGGGGTCGAGCTCTTCCCGCTTGAGGAGTTCAATGCCCGAGGCGCTTGCCATATCCATCACCGCTGCCCTGCCATCCTCAATAAGGCCGAAGGCTGCTTCAATTTTTTTGCCCAGAGGGCCTGTAACGGTTACGGCGATAAAACGCCCCCCTGCCGCTTCGGTGACAGCCCGAGCCGTGCCTTCACCGCCGTCGGCC is drawn from Leadbettera azotonutricia ZAS-9 and contains these coding sequences:
- a CDS encoding glycerate kinase, whose protein sequence is MKIIVSPDSFKGNMSAPEACSAIEEGITRADKGAQVFKIPLADGGEGTARAVTEAAGGRFIAVTVTGPLGKKIEAAFGLIEDGRAAVMDMASASGIELLKREELDPLKATSYGTGELIKAALDTGAKELIIGIGGSATNDGGIGMLEALGFRFLDEKGEAVGRGGEVLAKIASVDASGADKRLKNISIKAACDVTNPLTGPKGASATFGPQKGATPGMVKTLDAGLAKLGAAWIKAGLAKDTEQPGDGAAGGVGAALRICLNAKMESGAMLVMRYAGFFNRLKEADLVITGEGMTDGQTAGGKLCSVVARESRKAGKPVALLSGALGGDAGALLSSFDYAVSIACGQIGLDAMIRDSKRDLVLAAENLIRAIQIGRKLHD